Within Paenibacillus sabinae T27, the genomic segment ACACAGATATACAGTATCGCCGAGACGAACGCCTCCATCCAGGCGATGGCCGAGGATATCTCGTCGGTGGAGAGCGGGAGCGAGCAGATGTCGGTCCTGATGGCCAAAGCAGCGGATTCCGCCGACCACGGAGCCGACAAGGTCAACCGTATTGCGGAGCAAATGACACAAATCAACGCAAACGTGACGGAAACACAGCGGATTATCGTTTCCTTGGCCGAACTGTCCGGGAGAATCAGCGATATTATTACGACGATTAACGGAATTGCAGGGCAGACGAATCTCCTGTCTCTGAATGCCTCCATTGAGGCCGCCAGAGCCGGTGAGGTGGGACGTGGCTTCGCTGTCGTGGCGGGCGAGATCCGCAAGCTGTCCGAGGAGACGGCCAAGAGCTCGCTTCACATTACCGATATTATTACACAAATTCAGCAGCAGACCGGCGAAGCTGTCGAATCCATGGCTCAAGGGGCCAAGCTTGCGACAGAGGGCATGGCCGGAAGCGGCGAAATTTCCGAGGCGTTCTCCGAAATCGTCACATCCATACAGGATGCCATTCGGCAGACCGAATCGATCCGTAAATCGGTGAAGCATGTGGCCGAAGAATCCGGGGATTTGGTCGCCGTTATGGAAATGGTGAACGAAATTTCGCAAAAAGGCGGGGCGGGCGTCGAGGATGTCAGCGCGTCCAGCGAGGAGCAGATGTCGGCGATGGAAGAAATGTCGGGCTCGGCCCGCTATCTGGCCACGCTCGCGGAGGAGCTGCAGAAGAATCTTGCCGGGTTCAAGCTGTAAGGCTAGCAGAAGCTTTGCAGCCTCAAATGAAAAGGCGGCGATCAGGCCCACACAGGGCTATGATCGCCGCTTTTTTTGGTCTTGCTCCGCTCCGCTTTGCTTTGCCGGAGGGTGGCAAAATATGCGGAAGCGAATAAAAAACGCCTTAGTCCGCCGCAGCGGCCGAAGGCGTTTTTTTCATAAACCGGGTCTTAGCTGTACCAGCCCCAAACGAAGATGTAAAGTGTGCCGAAGATGGTGACCAGACCGACGAACAGCGCGTAGGCGATGTTGATGTACAGCTCTTTTTTCGTATCGGCCGATTCCCCGATGTGCATGAACAGGAACAGCTGCAGGGAAGCCTGAATCACAGCGGTGATGCTCAAAATAATGATATTCGCGGTATGGGAGAAATCTCCGTAAATGACCGCCAGCGCCGCCGCGGAAAGGACCAGAGAGGCAATATAGCCGATTACATGGCGAATGGGAAACAGCTTCTTCATCATGTCACATCAGTCCTTTCAGGTAGACGAAGCTGAAGATGAAAATCCAGACAACGTCCAGGAAGTGCCAGTACAGCGAGAAGATGAACGATTTATTGGCTGTAGCCGGGTTAATCCCTTCCCG encodes:
- the qoxD gene encoding cytochrome aa3 quinol oxidase subunit IV; the encoded protein is MMKKLFPIRHVIGYIASLVLSAAALAVIYGDFSHTANIIILSITAVIQASLQLFLFMHIGESADTKKELYINIAYALFVGLVTIFGTLYIFVWGWYS